A genome region from Struthio camelus isolate bStrCam1 chromosome 26, bStrCam1.hap1, whole genome shotgun sequence includes the following:
- the NRTN gene encoding neurturin isoform X2 codes for MLGGSRKASPSPSSPSSRPSSSSSSSWPPAPRRRSPRALERPGSLLSRYGALLESYTEGELRRLLGALAERAGSAELAAAAGGSGGRAKRARARHKPCGLRELQVSVSELGLGYESDETVLFRYCSGTCAAAVRSYDLSLRSMRSSRRIRQEKVRARPCCRPLAYDDDVSFLDAYNRYYTVNELSAKECGCV; via the exons ATGCTCGGCGGAAGCCGGAAAGCCAGCCCGTCGCCTTCCTCGCCGTCCTCGCGGCcatcctcgtcctcctcctcgtcctggcCGCCGGCGCCTCGGCGCAGATCGCCCCGGGCCCTGGAGCGCCCCGGCTCGCTGCTCTCGCGCT ACGGCGCCTTGCTGGAGAGCTACACGGAGGGCGAGCTGCGGCGGCTGCTGGGCGCCCTGGCCGAGCGCGCGGGCTCggccgagctggcggcggcggcgggcggcagcggcggcagggccaagcgggcgcgcgcccgccacAAGCCCTGCGGCCTGCGCGAGCTGCAGGTGAGCGTCAGCGAGCTGGGCCTGGGCTACGAGTCGGACGAGACGGTGCTGTTCCGCTACTGCAGCGGCACGTGCGCCGCCGCCGTGCGCAGCTACGACCTGTCGCTGCGCAGCATGCGCAGCAGCCGGCGCATCCGGCAGGAGAAGGTGCGGGCTCGGCCCTGCTGCCGGCCGCTCGCCTACGACGACGACGTCTCCTTCCTGGACGCCTACAACCGCTACTACACCGTCAACGAGCTGTCGGCCAAGGAGTGCGGCTGCGTGTGA
- the LOC138062347 gene encoding 3-galactosyl-N-acetylglucosaminide 4-alpha-L-fucosyltransferase FUT3-like yields the protein MEPARGKAPGCGRCCLAGLLAGLAAALCLLAYARPGGLRSAACRAAAARPGRARPPLLVLLWTWPFGQRFTPQKCSALYGVPDCRFTANRSRYAAANAIIMHHDGIYAGPERLPQGPRVPSQRWIWFNLESPSHSANLGAMDNLFNLTMSYRRDSDIFSPYGELQLLSQPQPFSIPPKAKLVAWVVSNWRADSHRVKYYEQLRQHIAVDVYGQQHRPLAQDQLLPTMAQYKFYLAFENSQHEDYITEKVWRNALSAGTVPVVLGPPRDNYERFLPPDAFIHVDDFASARDLARYLQELSEDAERYQRYFQWRRWLKPVNAPGWAVHLCRACRVLQTTEARYQVVRDLSAWFV from the coding sequence ATGGAGCCCGCCCGAGGGAAGGCGCCCGGCTGCGGCCGCTGCTGCCTCGCCGGCCTGCTGGCCGGCCTGGCCGCGGCCCTCTGCCTCCTGGCCTACGCGCGGCCCGGCGGGCTGAGGTCGGCGGCGTgtcgggccgcggcggcgcggcccgggcgggcACGGCCCCCGTTGCTGGTCCTGCTGTGGACCTGGCCCTTCGGGCAGCGCTTCACGCCGCAGAAGTGCTCGGCGCTCTACGGCGTCCCCGACTGCCGCTTCACCGCCAACCGGAGCCGGTACGCGGCGGCCAATGCCATCATCATGCACCACGACGGCATCTACGCCGGCCCCGAGCGgctgccccagggcccgcggGTGCCTTCGCAGCGCTGGATCTGGTTCAACCTGGAGTCGCCCAGTCACTCGGCCAACCTGGGCGCCATGGACAACCTCTTCAACCTGACCATGTCCTACCGGAGGGACTCGGACATCTTCAGCCCCTACGGGGAGCTGCAGCTCCTTAGCCAGCCCCAGCCCTTCAGCATCCCGCCCAAGGCCAAGCTCGTGGCCTGGGTGGTCAGCAACTGGCGGGCAGACTCCCACCGGGTGAAGTACTAcgagcagctgaggcagcacaTCGCCGTGGACGTCTACGGGCAGCAGCACCGGCCCCTGGCCCAAGACCAGCTCCTGCCCACCATGGCCCAGTACAAGTTCTACCTGGCCTTTGAGAACTCGCAGCACGAGGACTACATCACCGAGAAGGTCTGGAGGAACGCCTTGTCGGCTGGCACCGTCCCCGTCGTCCTCGGGCCGCCCCGGGACAACTACGAGCGCTTTCTGCCCCCCGACGCCTTCATCCACGTTGATGACTTTGCCAGCGCCCGGGACCTGGCGCGGTACCTGCAGGAGCTGAGCGAGGACGCTGAGAGATACCAGCGCTACTTCCAGTGGCGGCGGTGGCTGAAGCCCGTGAATGCGCCCGGCTGGGCCGTCCACCTCTGCCGGGCCTGCCGGGTCCTGCAGACGACGGAGGCCCGGTACCAGGTGGTGCGGGACTTGTCCGCGTGGTTCGTGTAG
- the LOC104145769 gene encoding 4-galactosyl-N-acetylglucosaminide 3-alpha-L-fucosyltransferase FUT6-like isoform X3, which translates to MELMEGKKTFCKNLLTFMLFSFIFSFCLFASFHQFRTPEPEHNNTHPSAQTALTDSGTPPKSKHELTILLWTWPFGQRFKFSSCSELYSTPECHFTANRSWYHKASAVIVHHRDVSWNVKGLSQVTRIPSQRWIWFNLESPSHSANLGAMDNLFNLTMSYRRDSDIFSPYGELQLLSQPQPFSIPPKAKLVAWVVSNWRADSHRVKYYEQLRQHIAVDVYGQQHRPLAQDQLLPTMAQYKFYLAFENSQHEDYITEKVWRNALSAGTVPVVLGPPRDNYERFLPPDAFIHVDDFASARDLARYLQELSEDAERYQRYFQWRRWLKPVNAPGWAVHLCRACRVLQTTEARYQVVPKLSEWFV; encoded by the coding sequence ATGGAGCTCATGGAAGGGAAGAAGACCTTCTGCAAGAATCTCCTCACCTTTATGCTCTTCAGCTTCATATTCAGCTTCTGtctctttgcttcttttcatCAGTTCAGGACTCCTGAGCCAGAGCATAATAATACCCATCCCTCTGCACAAACAGCCCTCACTGATTCCGGCACCCCACCAAAAAGCAAGCATGAGCTGACCATTTTGCTGTGGACCTGGCCCTTTGGGCAGCGCTTTAAATTCAGCAGCTGCTCGGAGCTCTACAGCACGCCAGAATGCCACTTCACTGCCAACCGGAGCTGGTACCACAAGGCCAGTGCTGTGATTGTGCATCATAGGGATGTGTCTTGGAACGTAAAGGGACTGTCCCAGGTCACCAGAATCCCTTCGCAGCGCTGGATCTGGTTCAACCTGGAGTCGCCCAGTCACTCGGCCAACCTGGGCGCCATGGACAACCTCTTCAACCTGACCATGTCCTACCGGAGGGACTCGGACATCTTCAGCCCCTACGGGGAGCTGCAGCTCCTTAGCCAGCCCCAGCCCTTCAGCATCCCGCCCAAGGCCAAGCTCGTGGCCTGGGTGGTCAGCAACTGGCGGGCAGACTCCCACCGGGTGAAGTACTAcgagcagctgaggcagcacaTCGCCGTGGACGTCTACGGGCAGCAGCACCGGCCCCTGGCCCAAGACCAGCTCCTGCCCACCATGGCCCAGTACAAGTTCTACCTGGCCTTTGAGAACTCGCAGCACGAGGACTACATCACCGAGAAGGTCTGGAGGAACGCCTTGTCGGCTGGCACCGTCCCCGTCGTCCTCGGGCCGCCCCGGGACAACTACGAGCGCTTTCTGCCCCCCGACGCCTTCATCCACGTTGATGACTTTGCCAGCGCCCGGGACCTGGCGCGGTACCTGCAGGAGCTGAGCGAGGACGCTGAGAGATACCAGCGCTACTTCCAGTGGCGGCGGTGGCTGAAGCCCGTGAATGCGCCCGGCTGGGCCGTCCACCTCTGCCGGGCCTGCCGGGTCCTGCAGACGACGGAGGCCCGGTACCAGGTGGTGCCCAAGCTATCTGAGTGGTTTGTGTAA
- the NRTN gene encoding neurturin isoform X1 yields MKVWKSAAVASMLLSSMLSILVCRDMLGGSRKASPSPSSPSSRPSSSSSSSWPPAPRRRSPRALERPGSLLSRYGALLESYTEGELRRLLGALAERAGSAELAAAAGGSGGRAKRARARHKPCGLRELQVSVSELGLGYESDETVLFRYCSGTCAAAVRSYDLSLRSMRSSRRIRQEKVRARPCCRPLAYDDDVSFLDAYNRYYTVNELSAKECGCV; encoded by the exons ATGAAGGTATGGAAGTCGGCAGCCGTCGCGTCGATGCTCCTCAGTTCCATGTTGTCCATTTTGGTTTGTAGAGACATGCTCGGCGGAAGCCGGAAAGCCAGCCCGTCGCCTTCCTCGCCGTCCTCGCGGCcatcctcgtcctcctcctcgtcctggcCGCCGGCGCCTCGGCGCAGATCGCCCCGGGCCCTGGAGCGCCCCGGCTCGCTGCTCTCGCGCT ACGGCGCCTTGCTGGAGAGCTACACGGAGGGCGAGCTGCGGCGGCTGCTGGGCGCCCTGGCCGAGCGCGCGGGCTCggccgagctggcggcggcggcgggcggcagcggcggcagggccaagcgggcgcgcgcccgccacAAGCCCTGCGGCCTGCGCGAGCTGCAGGTGAGCGTCAGCGAGCTGGGCCTGGGCTACGAGTCGGACGAGACGGTGCTGTTCCGCTACTGCAGCGGCACGTGCGCCGCCGCCGTGCGCAGCTACGACCTGTCGCTGCGCAGCATGCGCAGCAGCCGGCGCATCCGGCAGGAGAAGGTGCGGGCTCGGCCCTGCTGCCGGCCGCTCGCCTACGACGACGACGTCTCCTTCCTGGACGCCTACAACCGCTACTACACCGTCAACGAGCTGTCGGCCAAGGAGTGCGGCTGCGTGTGA